One Microvirga thermotolerans DNA window includes the following coding sequences:
- the thiB gene encoding thiamine ABC transporter substrate binding subunit, producing the protein MFGRIALALASLCLAAGLASAQTKPVLTVYTYSSFAGKYGPGKTVKERFEAVCNCELAWVTAEDAGSLLGRLRLEGSDTKADAVVGLDMNLAAEAKALNLFAPHGVNTEGLTLPVAWSDDTFIPYDWGYLAFVYDSSKLANPPKSLKELVEHPNGPRIVLQDPRTSAPGLGFLLWMEKIYGDGADKAWADLRPRIVTFTKGWSEAYGLFLKGEADMVMSYTTSPAYHVTVEKKNQYKAAAFDEGHYLHIELAGMTKTAKNPELARKFMEFVLSDAFQSAMPEGNWMMPAKASAASLPEAFKDAIQPSRTLLFTPDEVRENRRAFVDRWLNATAR; encoded by the coding sequence ATGTTCGGCCGAATTGCCCTCGCTCTTGCCTCGCTCTGCCTCGCCGCAGGCTTGGCCTCTGCCCAAACGAAACCCGTTCTCACGGTCTATACCTACAGCTCCTTCGCCGGGAAGTACGGTCCCGGCAAGACCGTGAAGGAGCGTTTCGAAGCCGTCTGCAACTGCGAGCTCGCCTGGGTCACCGCGGAAGACGCCGGCAGCCTGCTCGGCCGTCTGCGGCTGGAAGGATCGGACACGAAGGCGGATGCCGTGGTCGGCCTCGACATGAACCTCGCCGCGGAGGCGAAGGCTCTGAACCTCTTCGCGCCTCACGGCGTGAACACGGAGGGCCTGACCCTGCCCGTGGCGTGGTCCGACGACACCTTCATTCCCTACGACTGGGGATATCTCGCGTTCGTCTACGACTCCAGCAAGCTCGCCAATCCTCCCAAGAGCCTGAAGGAGCTGGTCGAGCACCCGAACGGGCCGAGAATCGTGCTCCAGGATCCCCGCACCAGCGCCCCCGGCCTTGGCTTCCTTCTCTGGATGGAGAAGATCTATGGCGATGGGGCCGACAAGGCCTGGGCCGACCTGCGACCGCGCATCGTCACCTTCACCAAGGGGTGGTCGGAGGCTTATGGGCTGTTTCTCAAGGGCGAGGCCGACATGGTGATGTCCTATACCACCTCGCCGGCCTACCATGTGACCGTGGAGAAGAAGAACCAGTACAAGGCGGCGGCGTTCGACGAGGGGCACTACCTGCACATCGAGCTGGCAGGCATGACGAAGACCGCCAAGAACCCCGAACTCGCCAGGAAGTTCATGGAATTCGTCCTGTCCGATGCATTCCAGTCCGCCATGCCCGAAGGAAACTGGATGATGCCAGCGAAGGCATCGGCAGCGAGCCTCCCCGAGGCATTCAAGGATGCGATCCAGCCGAGCAGGACGCTCCTCTTCACGCCCGACGAGGTGCGGGAGAACCGACGTGCCTTCGTGGACCGCTGGCTCAATGCCACGGCCCGCTGA
- the solA gene encoding N-methyl-L-tryptophan oxidase has product MAEQASVYDVAVVGLGAMGAAALYQLAKLGAKAVGIDRHAPPHDQGSTHGETRITRQAIGEGVAYVPLALRSNEIWRELEAETGERLLSQIGCLIIGTMSPAASGPIRRSFLATTRQAAEDYGLAHEILSAEEIRKRFPQFMPLDGETGYFEPGGGYLDPERCVAAQLMRAKALGAGLRLGETVRSLAPAGGGVKIGTDGGTVYASKVIVSAGPWAPSLLGPPFSELLTPSRQVMHWFPVDPDWGSRWADGPVFIWAPGGDPRDFFYGFPSLPGSGTMKTAGEQYDEATAPETVQRKVAPAESQAMYEAHLAGRVRGIGRRAVRAVTCLYTVTPDSHFLIDRHPDDERIFVVSPCSGHGFKHSAAVGEAAAQMATEGRSRIDLSPFALSRFRSSPMPE; this is encoded by the coding sequence ATGGCGGAGCAGGCATCAGTCTATGACGTCGCCGTAGTAGGGCTTGGTGCCATGGGGGCGGCGGCTCTTTACCAGCTCGCCAAGCTGGGAGCGAAGGCCGTCGGAATCGACAGACACGCGCCGCCTCACGATCAGGGCTCGACCCATGGCGAGACGAGGATCACGCGCCAGGCAATCGGGGAGGGCGTCGCCTATGTTCCCCTGGCCCTGCGGTCCAACGAGATCTGGCGGGAACTCGAGGCCGAGACCGGGGAGCGGTTGCTGAGCCAGATCGGCTGCCTCATCATCGGCACGATGAGCCCGGCTGCGAGCGGCCCGATCCGCAGGAGCTTTCTCGCGACCACCAGGCAGGCCGCGGAGGACTATGGGCTCGCGCACGAGATCCTTTCCGCGGAGGAGATCCGTAAGCGGTTTCCGCAATTCATGCCGCTGGACGGTGAAACCGGATATTTCGAGCCGGGCGGGGGATACCTCGATCCGGAGCGGTGCGTCGCAGCCCAGCTCATGCGGGCGAAGGCCTTGGGAGCCGGGCTCCGTCTGGGCGAGACCGTTCGTTCCCTGGCGCCAGCGGGAGGCGGCGTGAAGATCGGGACGGATGGTGGAACGGTATATGCTTCGAAAGTCATCGTCTCAGCGGGTCCGTGGGCGCCATCGCTGCTTGGGCCGCCGTTCAGCGAGCTGCTGACCCCGAGCCGGCAGGTCATGCACTGGTTCCCCGTCGATCCGGACTGGGGCAGCCGCTGGGCGGACGGCCCTGTCTTCATTTGGGCTCCCGGAGGCGACCCAAGGGATTTCTTCTACGGCTTCCCGTCCCTGCCGGGATCGGGGACGATGAAGACGGCCGGCGAGCAATACGACGAGGCGACCGCCCCGGAGACCGTCCAACGCAAGGTCGCTCCTGCGGAGTCTCAAGCCATGTACGAGGCTCACCTGGCCGGTCGCGTCCGGGGGATCGGACGTCGGGCGGTCCGTGCGGTTACGTGTCTCTACACCGTCACGCCCGATTCCCACTTCCTGATCGACCGCCATCCCGATGACGAGCGGATCTTCGTTGTCTCCCCATGCTCCGGTCATGGTTTCAAGCACTCGGCCGCCGTCGGCGAGGCAGCCGCCCAGATGGCGACGGAGGGACGGAGCCGGATCGACCTGTCGCCCTTTGCCCTGTCCCGGTTCCGGTCCTCGCCGATGCCGGAATAG
- a CDS encoding 6-hydroxynicotinate reductase, producing MTPEPTVESVRDDKIRCDACPVMCYIKPGMAGACDRYANRDGELVRVDPHVVLDRTVAQGGSVVPFHRPGDWDGQLLQGSETFVTAIGAGTTYPDYKPAPFIVSSEIDGVDMVTVVTEGIFSYCGVKVKVDTDRYLGPERAIVRAQGEAVGHVTTGEYGSQMLSLGGVHHLTGGSKKEGRVTCDVLLDLCNGKPAELTVDDGATIVVQAGRAPIINGVVEERMRVGCGSATIGMFAKQWHGKVDEVVVVDDHITGVLSEHQAGKLLGIRGSGIKMKGRRSTPGRYFQVAEPGTGWGGTNISDPLSILGPFNLQEAWAGLRLLMVSTTGEHYAYYELDDRLMPVERELPASLKESVERIQENCEPALCTVLFMGGAGGSLRAGVTENPVRLTRSVKDALTYVTCGGAPVYVWPGGGITFMVDVTRVPDNAFGYVPTPALVAPIEFTLRLSDYAALGGHMDHVRPASSLGPSESRRQVPHRLDNPWPFAPQTARRSHG from the coding sequence ATGACCCCTGAACCGACTGTGGAGTCCGTGCGCGACGACAAGATCCGGTGCGATGCGTGTCCGGTCATGTGCTACATCAAGCCGGGCATGGCGGGCGCCTGCGACCGTTATGCCAACAGGGACGGCGAACTGGTGCGTGTGGATCCGCATGTCGTCCTGGACCGGACCGTGGCTCAGGGCGGCTCCGTCGTGCCTTTTCACCGGCCGGGCGACTGGGACGGGCAGCTGCTCCAGGGCAGCGAAACCTTCGTGACCGCGATCGGCGCCGGAACGACCTATCCGGACTACAAGCCGGCTCCCTTCATCGTCTCTTCGGAGATCGACGGGGTCGACATGGTAACGGTCGTCACCGAGGGCATCTTCAGCTATTGCGGCGTGAAGGTGAAGGTCGATACGGACCGCTATCTGGGGCCGGAGCGCGCCATCGTGCGGGCGCAGGGCGAAGCGGTCGGCCACGTCACGACGGGCGAATACGGCTCGCAGATGCTCTCTCTCGGCGGCGTACACCACCTCACCGGCGGATCCAAGAAGGAAGGCCGCGTCACGTGCGACGTCCTTCTCGATCTCTGCAACGGCAAGCCGGCGGAGCTGACGGTCGACGACGGAGCGACCATCGTCGTCCAGGCGGGGCGGGCCCCCATCATCAACGGCGTCGTCGAAGAGCGCATGCGAGTCGGATGCGGGTCGGCGACCATCGGCATGTTCGCGAAACAGTGGCACGGCAAGGTGGACGAGGTCGTCGTCGTCGACGACCACATCACCGGCGTCCTCTCGGAGCATCAGGCCGGCAAGCTGCTCGGTATCCGCGGCAGCGGCATCAAGATGAAGGGGCGGCGCTCGACGCCGGGGCGCTACTTTCAGGTGGCGGAGCCCGGCACCGGCTGGGGTGGAACGAACATCTCCGATCCCCTCTCCATTCTCGGCCCGTTCAACCTGCAGGAGGCATGGGCCGGACTGCGCCTGCTGATGGTCTCCACGACGGGCGAGCACTACGCCTACTACGAGCTCGACGACAGGCTGATGCCCGTCGAGCGGGAATTGCCGGCGAGCCTGAAGGAATCCGTCGAGCGGATCCAGGAGAACTGCGAGCCTGCCCTGTGCACGGTTCTGTTCATGGGCGGCGCTGGCGGCTCCCTCCGGGCGGGCGTCACCGAAAATCCCGTGCGCCTGACCCGCTCCGTGAAGGATGCCCTCACCTACGTCACCTGCGGCGGCGCGCCGGTCTATGTGTGGCCGGGCGGCGGCATCACGTTCATGGTGGACGTCACGCGCGTTCCCGACAACGCCTTCGGCTATGTTCCGACGCCCGCCCTCGTCGCGCCCATCGAATTCACCCTGCGCCTTTCGGACTATGCGGCTCTCGGCGGGCACATGGACCATGTCCGTCCCGCGTCCTCGCTCGGACCGAGCGAGTCCCGTCGCCAGGTGCCGCATCGCCTGGACAATCCGTGGCCGTTCGCGCCGCAGACCGCCCGGAGGTCGCACGGATGA
- a CDS encoding pseudouridine synthase, whose protein sequence is MTRSAGEAKVSLARALSKLGFCSRTQAEGLIAEGRVRVDGRVSRSATMRIDPDRARIAVDGQPVAAERKVYLMLNKPRGLVTTRSDPQERATVYDCLKGLDLPFVAPVGRLDKASEGLLLMTNDTRWAQRLLDPASHVSKVYHVQIDRLPDQSMLDRLVEGVVHDGERLSARAATVLRMGERNAWLEVALSEGKNRQIRRLVGETGAEVLRLVRVEIGGLRLGDLPKGAVRHLTHQEKAFLDASMQRKASADPRSEP, encoded by the coding sequence ATGACGCGATCAGCCGGCGAGGCCAAGGTAAGTCTTGCGCGCGCATTGTCCAAACTGGGCTTCTGCTCCCGGACGCAGGCCGAGGGTCTGATCGCGGAGGGGCGGGTCCGCGTGGACGGTCGGGTCTCCCGCAGCGCGACAATGCGGATCGATCCCGACCGCGCGCGGATCGCCGTCGACGGCCAGCCGGTTGCGGCCGAGCGCAAGGTCTATCTGATGCTCAACAAGCCGCGGGGGCTGGTCACGACGCGCAGCGACCCTCAGGAGAGGGCCACGGTCTACGACTGCCTGAAAGGTCTCGACCTGCCCTTCGTCGCTCCCGTCGGGCGGCTCGACAAGGCAAGCGAGGGGCTCCTGCTGATGACGAACGACACCCGCTGGGCGCAGCGCCTCCTCGATCCGGCCTCGCATGTCAGCAAGGTCTACCATGTCCAGATCGACCGCCTGCCGGATCAGTCCATGCTGGATCGGCTCGTTGAGGGTGTCGTTCACGATGGAGAGCGCTTGAGCGCCAGAGCGGCGACGGTGCTGCGAATGGGCGAGCGCAACGCCTGGCTCGAGGTCGCCCTCAGCGAAGGCAAGAACCGTCAGATCCGGCGGCTTGTCGGCGAAACGGGCGCGGAGGTACTGCGTCTCGTCCGCGTCGAGATCGGCGGCCTGCGACTCGGCGATTTGCCGAAAGGCGCGGTCAGGCACCTGACGCACCAGGAGAAGGCTTTCCTGGATGCCTCCATGCAAAGGAAGGCATCTGCCGATCCGCGATCTGAGCCGTGA
- a CDS encoding ABC transporter permease subunit has product MTLRPPHPGSLVALAILALVAGGFFALLRAGGSGSGIFSIGPYLVQVLIFSLVQATLSTILSLGLGTALALALARRRFPGRDTLLAFLGTTMVIPTIVAVFAVLTVYGRNGWAARLLADSGAGPIGIFGYPGILIAHVFLNAPFVARVALDALDTVPAEQWRLASALGFTPRQIFRHLDWPALRTVLPGLASLVFLLCFKSFAVVLALGGGPGRATLEVAIYEALKVDLDFARAASLSLVQVAICLAVASLLQKPLAYRPAAATVRGAPVRSDARDRRLKAFDSAVLILGFGFIGPLALSVLTGLGHLGAVMDADLFQALATSLAIASAAAALACCLALLLGAAARHRRFVLGSPRGASLFELIPNLLLAVPPFALTAGLFAIVRPLADPALAGAVLLPLINGLGSLPFVYRSVAPRLMLAEERYGRLSASLGLAGASRLRIVDWPLLRQPLGAAFALAMALSFGDFGIIALFGGPELRTLPYLLYERLGAYRFDEASAIGLIVVLVAFLLARLSGRLPYARD; this is encoded by the coding sequence ATGACCCTCAGGCCGCCCCACCCCGGGAGCCTGGTGGCCCTTGCCATCCTGGCCCTGGTTGCGGGCGGCTTCTTCGCATTGCTGCGCGCCGGAGGGAGCGGGTCGGGTATCTTCTCCATCGGTCCCTATCTCGTCCAGGTCCTGATCTTTTCCCTTGTGCAGGCGACCCTGTCGACGATCCTCTCCCTCGGCCTCGGCACGGCGCTCGCGCTGGCCCTGGCCCGCCGGCGCTTCCCTGGACGAGACACCCTGCTCGCCTTCCTGGGAACGACGATGGTCATACCAACCATCGTCGCTGTCTTCGCGGTCCTCACGGTCTATGGCAGGAACGGATGGGCGGCTCGGTTGCTCGCGGACTCCGGAGCCGGGCCGATCGGCATCTTCGGCTATCCTGGCATCCTCATCGCCCATGTCTTCCTGAACGCTCCCTTCGTCGCACGGGTGGCGCTCGACGCCCTCGACACCGTGCCCGCCGAGCAGTGGCGCCTGGCGTCCGCTCTCGGCTTCACGCCTCGCCAGATCTTCCGCCACCTGGACTGGCCCGCTCTCCGCACGGTGCTCCCGGGTCTTGCAAGTCTCGTCTTCCTTCTCTGCTTCAAGAGCTTCGCCGTCGTCCTCGCCCTCGGAGGCGGACCGGGCCGCGCGACGCTCGAAGTGGCCATCTATGAAGCGCTCAAGGTCGACCTGGATTTCGCTCGCGCAGCATCCCTTTCCCTGGTTCAGGTCGCGATCTGTCTGGCGGTGGCCTCTCTTCTTCAGAAGCCCCTGGCTTATCGGCCTGCCGCGGCGACCGTGCGCGGCGCTCCCGTCCGTTCCGACGCAAGGGATCGTCGGCTGAAAGCGTTCGACAGCGCGGTCCTCATTCTGGGCTTCGGGTTCATCGGGCCCCTCGCCCTCAGCGTACTCACCGGCCTCGGCCATCTCGGCGCCGTGATGGACGCCGACCTTTTCCAGGCCCTTGCCACCAGCTTGGCGATTGCGTCGGCTGCCGCCGCTCTGGCTTGCTGCCTCGCGCTGCTCCTCGGCGCCGCCGCGCGGCATCGCCGTTTCGTCCTCGGCTCGCCGCGTGGGGCGTCCCTGTTCGAACTGATCCCGAACCTTCTCCTGGCCGTCCCGCCTTTCGCGCTGACGGCGGGCCTTTTCGCGATCGTCAGGCCCCTTGCGGATCCGGCGCTGGCCGGCGCCGTCCTCCTCCCCCTCATTAACGGCCTGGGATCCCTGCCCTTCGTCTATCGCTCCGTCGCGCCCCGGCTCATGCTGGCGGAAGAGCGATACGGGCGGCTTTCCGCCTCTCTCGGCCTGGCTGGCGCATCGAGGCTCAGGATCGTCGACTGGCCCCTGCTGCGACAGCCTTTGGGTGCGGCCTTCGCTCTTGCGATGGCGCTCTCCTTCGGCGATTTCGGCATCATTGCCCTGTTCGGCGGCCCCGAATTGAGGACCCTGCCGTATCTGCTCTACGAAAGACTGGGAGCCTATCGCTTCGACGAAGCATCGGCGATCGGCCTCATCGTCGTCCTCGTGGCCTTTCTTCTCGCACGCCTTTCCGGCCGGTTGCCCTATGCTCGCGATTGA
- a CDS encoding molybdopterin-dependent oxidoreductase has product MLDPVAPPKSDTTVEFCLNGRTTAVSAAPASRLSKVLRDELRQTGTKVGCDAGDCGACTVLVDDEPVCSCLMAVGQAEGRSVTTIEGLAHHSPNAARLQQSFLDHGAAQCGICTPGMLVAATALLDRNPAPTETQVMDAIGGVLCRCTGYRKIVEAILAVRQAPAAAPMPEAGSAVGSRVVRLDGLRKVNGTEIFGADEWPADALLLRAVRSPHHRARFRFGDLDAFVAAHPGIVRILTAKDVTGENCFGVIPAFADQPVFAETEARFRGEAVAAIVGEAEAIEALDLSEFPVTWEELPASTTMDAALAEDAPLVHQGRPGNVLVRGRVVRGDVDRALAEADVVVEGLFETGFVEHAYIEPEAGFARRVGNRIEVQACTQAPYMDRDDIARVLGLAPEDVRIIPTAVGGGFGSKLDLSVQPFIALAAWLLRRPVRMTYTRPESIMTTTKRHPARIRARAGATRDGRLVGLDFTGDFNTGAYASWGPTVANRVPVHASGPYLVPHYRALTRAVLTHLVPAGAFRGFGVPQAAIAQEQLYDELAGRLGLDPLEFRIANALTDELPTVTGQVLGKGVGIKACFEALRPHWKRARAEAEVFNAAAKGTLRRGAGVAGMWYGCGNTSLPNPSTIRVGLKRNGRLSLHQGAVDIGQGSNTVITQICADAIGAPLARFDLVSADTDITPDGGKTSASRQTFVSGKAAELAGRELRKAILRLANAGDGARLLFEGDRVTVEDGGQRWTIALSELPLDEHGYVLTGEATFDPPTSPLDENGQGDPYAVYGFGAHMVEVEVDLELGLVKALKITAAHDVGKAINPMLVEGQIEGGAAQGLGLALMEEFLPGKGENLHDYLIPSAGDMPPVESILIEDASPVGPFGAKGIGEQALIPTAPAILNAIFHATGVRIRRVPATPSRVREALAAVHSRG; this is encoded by the coding sequence ATGCTCGATCCGGTCGCGCCCCCGAAATCGGATACGACGGTGGAATTCTGCCTCAACGGCCGCACGACAGCTGTCTCGGCGGCACCGGCGAGCCGCCTCAGCAAGGTGCTGCGCGACGAGCTGCGGCAGACCGGAACGAAGGTCGGCTGCGACGCAGGAGATTGCGGCGCCTGCACGGTTCTGGTCGACGATGAGCCGGTCTGCAGCTGTCTGATGGCCGTCGGACAGGCCGAAGGCCGATCCGTCACGACCATCGAGGGGCTAGCCCACCACTCGCCCAATGCCGCGAGGCTCCAGCAGTCCTTCCTCGACCACGGGGCAGCTCAGTGCGGCATCTGCACGCCCGGAATGCTGGTGGCGGCAACCGCGCTTCTCGACCGGAATCCCGCTCCCACGGAAACCCAGGTCATGGACGCCATCGGCGGCGTTCTCTGCCGGTGCACGGGCTATCGCAAGATCGTCGAGGCCATCCTCGCCGTGCGGCAAGCACCCGCCGCGGCGCCCATGCCGGAAGCCGGGTCGGCAGTCGGCTCGCGCGTCGTCCGCCTCGACGGGCTGCGCAAGGTGAACGGAACGGAGATCTTCGGTGCCGACGAGTGGCCGGCCGACGCGCTTTTGCTGCGGGCGGTCCGTAGTCCCCATCACCGGGCCCGCTTCCGCTTCGGCGATCTCGACGCATTCGTCGCGGCGCATCCCGGCATCGTACGCATCCTGACGGCGAAGGATGTGACCGGAGAGAACTGCTTTGGCGTCATCCCCGCCTTTGCCGACCAACCTGTCTTCGCCGAGACGGAGGCGCGGTTCCGCGGCGAGGCGGTTGCTGCAATCGTCGGAGAAGCGGAAGCCATCGAGGCCCTCGATCTCTCGGAATTCCCCGTCACGTGGGAAGAGCTTCCGGCCAGCACCACCATGGATGCCGCCTTGGCCGAGGATGCGCCTCTTGTCCACCAGGGGCGCCCGGGCAACGTTCTGGTGCGAGGCCGGGTCGTTCGCGGCGATGTCGACCGGGCGCTCGCCGAGGCGGACGTGGTCGTCGAAGGTCTTTTCGAGACGGGCTTCGTCGAGCACGCCTATATCGAACCGGAGGCAGGCTTCGCGCGCCGGGTCGGGAACCGCATCGAAGTTCAGGCCTGCACCCAGGCCCCCTACATGGATCGCGACGATATCGCCCGCGTTCTCGGGCTGGCTCCGGAGGACGTACGGATCATCCCGACCGCAGTGGGCGGGGGCTTCGGTTCTAAGCTTGACCTTTCGGTGCAGCCCTTCATCGCGCTGGCTGCGTGGCTCCTGAGACGTCCGGTCCGAATGACCTATACGCGGCCCGAGTCGATCATGACGACGACGAAGCGCCACCCGGCCCGCATCCGCGCCCGCGCCGGCGCCACGCGGGACGGACGTCTCGTCGGGCTGGACTTTACGGGGGACTTCAACACGGGCGCCTATGCCTCCTGGGGACCCACCGTCGCGAACCGCGTGCCGGTCCACGCCTCCGGGCCCTATCTCGTGCCGCACTACCGCGCGCTGACCCGCGCCGTGCTGACTCACCTGGTGCCGGCCGGAGCATTTCGCGGGTTCGGCGTGCCTCAAGCCGCCATCGCCCAGGAGCAGCTCTACGACGAGCTTGCCGGACGCCTCGGACTCGATCCTCTGGAATTTCGCATCGCCAACGCCCTGACCGACGAGCTGCCGACCGTCACGGGGCAGGTTCTCGGCAAGGGAGTGGGGATCAAGGCCTGTTTCGAGGCGCTGCGTCCGCACTGGAAGCGCGCTCGCGCGGAAGCGGAAGTCTTCAACGCCGCCGCGAAAGGCACATTGCGGCGCGGAGCCGGCGTCGCCGGCATGTGGTACGGCTGCGGCAACACCTCGCTGCCCAATCCCTCCACGATCCGTGTAGGGCTCAAGCGCAACGGCCGCCTGTCCCTGCACCAGGGCGCGGTCGATATCGGCCAGGGGTCGAACACCGTCATCACGCAGATCTGCGCCGATGCGATAGGCGCGCCGCTTGCCCGCTTCGATCTCGTCTCCGCGGATACGGACATCACGCCGGACGGCGGCAAGACCTCGGCATCGCGCCAAACCTTCGTCAGCGGCAAGGCCGCCGAGCTTGCCGGGCGCGAACTGCGCAAGGCGATCCTGCGTCTCGCGAATGCCGGCGACGGCGCCCGGCTCCTGTTCGAGGGCGACCGCGTCACTGTCGAGGATGGCGGTCAGCGCTGGACCATCGCCCTGTCGGAGCTGCCCCTGGACGAGCATGGCTATGTGCTCACCGGAGAGGCGACGTTCGATCCTCCCACCTCGCCGCTCGACGAGAACGGCCAGGGCGACCCCTATGCGGTCTACGGTTTCGGAGCCCATATGGTCGAGGTCGAAGTCGATCTGGAACTCGGCCTGGTGAAGGCCTTGAAGATCACTGCCGCGCACGACGTCGGCAAGGCCATCAATCCCATGCTGGTCGAAGGACAGATCGAGGGAGGCGCCGCGCAGGGCCTCGGCCTCGCCCTCATGGAGGAGTTCCTTCCCGGAAAGGGCGAGAACCTGCACGACTACCTGATCCCGTCGGCGGGCGACATGCCGCCCGTGGAATCCATTCTGATCGAGGATGCCTCGCCCGTCGGCCCCTTCGGAGCCAAGGGCATCGGCGAGCAGGCGCTGATCCCCACCGCCCCCGCCATCCTCAACGCCATCTTCCATGCGACCGGCGTCCGCATCCGCCGCGTGCCCGCCACGCCGAGCCGAGTGCGCGAGGCCCTCGCCGCCGTTCATTCGCGAGGCTGA
- a CDS encoding FAD binding domain-containing protein, with amino-acid sequence MYLRPRSLDEAVDALAIHGGRILAGGTDFYPALGDRPIAGNVIDISALDELAGISVGPNEVRIGARATWSSIASAPLPRAFDALKAAAREVGSLQIQNLGTIAGNLCNASPAADGIPPLLALDAEVELQSRSGHRRIPLAEFVTGYRKTVISPDEILTAVVVPRSIEGASAFLKLGARRYLVISIAMVAAIVETDSQGCVSQARIAVGACSAVAQRLRSLEEDLVGAPGRPGIGSSASLDHLASLSPIDDLRATADYRRNAALALVRRALEACVLET; translated from the coding sequence ATGTATCTCCGGCCCAGATCGCTGGACGAAGCGGTGGACGCGCTGGCCATCCATGGCGGCCGCATCCTCGCTGGAGGAACGGATTTTTATCCGGCGCTCGGCGACCGACCGATTGCAGGAAACGTCATCGACATTTCCGCGCTGGACGAGCTCGCAGGAATTTCCGTTGGCCCGAACGAAGTGCGGATCGGGGCCCGCGCCACCTGGAGCAGCATCGCGTCCGCGCCTCTTCCTCGCGCCTTCGATGCCCTGAAAGCGGCGGCTCGCGAGGTCGGATCACTGCAGATTCAGAATCTCGGAACGATTGCCGGAAACCTCTGCAATGCATCGCCTGCGGCAGACGGCATTCCCCCTCTTCTGGCACTCGATGCGGAAGTGGAACTGCAATCCCGCTCGGGACATCGCCGCATTCCTCTCGCCGAGTTCGTCACCGGCTATCGCAAGACGGTCATTAGCCCCGACGAGATTCTCACTGCCGTGGTCGTGCCGCGCTCCATCGAAGGCGCTTCGGCATTTCTGAAGCTCGGCGCCCGCCGGTACCTTGTGATCTCCATCGCCATGGTTGCGGCCATCGTCGAAACCGATTCCCAAGGCTGCGTCTCCCAGGCGCGGATTGCCGTCGGCGCCTGCTCGGCCGTCGCGCAACGGCTTCGCAGCCTGGAGGAGGACCTCGTCGGCGCTCCGGGCCGGCCCGGGATCGGAAGCAGCGCTTCGCTCGATCACCTCGCGTCGCTTTCCCCGATCGACGACCTGCGCGCAACCGCCGACTACCGGAGGAATGCCGCGTTGGCCCTCGTGAGAAGGGCGCTCGAAGCCTGTGTCCTGGAGACTTGA
- a CDS encoding ATP-binding cassette domain-containing protein: protein MLAIENCRLTWPDFTADYTLQVKEGTFCAVVGPSGGGKTTLLHMIAGFETPESGTLAFRGRSLLPLSPAERPVAIVFQDHNLFPHLAAAENVALGIRPSLRLSSGDRARVTDMLEAVGLKGFENRRPGEMSGGQRQRVALARALISGRPLILLDEPFSSLDPHLRRSMVALVDKLRREKRVTVIMSIHTPEDVRDLAEQMVLVAGGGVVATGSPSAILHDPSLAAAIAAEPES from the coding sequence ATGCTCGCGATTGAGAACTGCCGTTTGACCTGGCCGGATTTCACGGCCGACTACACCCTTCAGGTGAAGGAGGGAACGTTCTGTGCCGTCGTAGGGCCCTCGGGAGGAGGAAAGACGACACTTCTGCACATGATCGCAGGATTCGAAACGCCGGAAAGCGGCACCCTCGCCTTTCGCGGAAGGAGCCTTTTGCCGCTCTCTCCTGCGGAACGGCCCGTCGCCATCGTCTTTCAGGATCACAACCTGTTTCCGCACCTCGCTGCGGCGGAGAATGTCGCACTCGGCATCCGGCCGTCCCTGAGGCTGAGTTCCGGAGACCGGGCCCGGGTAACGGACATGCTGGAGGCCGTAGGCCTGAAGGGCTTCGAAAATCGCCGGCCTGGCGAAATGTCGGGGGGACAGCGCCAGCGCGTGGCGCTCGCCCGGGCGCTGATCTCCGGACGGCCGCTGATCCTCCTGGACGAGCCTTTCAGCAGCCTCGATCCCCATCTGCGCCGCAGCATGGTCGCTCTCGTGGACAAGCTCCGGCGCGAGAAGAGGGTAACGGTCATCATGTCCATTCACACGCCCGAAGACGTGAGAGACCTGGCGGAGCAGATGGTCCTCGTGGCCGGCGGCGGAGTGGTCGCCACCGGATCGCCTTCCGCCATTCTGCATGACCCGTCCCTCGCCGCGGCCATTGCCGCCGAGCCTGAAAGCTGA